One genomic window of Archangium lipolyticum includes the following:
- a CDS encoding carbohydrate-binding protein, translated as MRSRGWLGMGAGGLLLGALACTPEGELTSAPDVDPALDVRESQLPLRLHAQGITAGSYTQVYVATNANDGNQATYWEGAANAYPNWIRVDLRGVNSVNQVVLELPTTWGARTQTLSVLKSTDGVTYTQVLAPATYTFSPSANTVTLNFTATSARYVRLNFTANSGATGGQVSEFEVYGPGSTPPRSALTQLAASSHDSQSGMQLEASSEGGQNVAFIDDGDYLAFNTLDFGGGATSFEAGVASAGAGGNIEVRLDSLTGTLAGTCPVPNTGGWQTWITRTCTVNAVSGVHTLYLKFTGTGTGGLFNLNGFKFSAATASGGDAVGKLFAGYQGWFNAAGDGSPNNGWVHWSKNSSAPTANSNVNFELYPDLREYTPRTARCFPPITTS; from the coding sequence ATGAGAAGCCGTGGGTGGCTGGGGATGGGCGCCGGAGGGCTGTTACTGGGAGCCCTCGCCTGTACACCCGAAGGAGAGCTGACTTCGGCTCCTGATGTGGACCCGGCCCTGGACGTGCGGGAGAGCCAGCTTCCACTGCGGCTCCATGCGCAAGGAATCACGGCGGGCAGCTACACGCAGGTCTACGTCGCGACGAATGCGAACGACGGAAACCAGGCCACCTATTGGGAGGGGGCCGCCAACGCCTATCCCAATTGGATCCGGGTGGATCTGCGCGGCGTGAACAGCGTCAATCAGGTGGTCCTCGAGCTGCCGACGACCTGGGGCGCGCGGACGCAGACGCTGTCCGTGCTCAAGAGCACCGACGGCGTCACCTATACGCAGGTGCTGGCCCCCGCCACCTACACGTTCAGCCCGAGTGCCAACACCGTCACCCTGAACTTCACGGCGACCAGCGCCCGGTACGTGAGGCTGAACTTCACGGCCAACTCGGGCGCCACGGGCGGCCAGGTCTCCGAGTTCGAGGTGTATGGCCCTGGTTCCACCCCCCCCCGCTCCGCGCTCACCCAGCTGGCGGCGTCGAGCCATGACAGCCAGTCTGGCATGCAGTTGGAGGCGTCCAGTGAGGGCGGTCAGAACGTCGCCTTCATCGACGATGGGGACTACCTCGCGTTCAACACCCTGGACTTCGGCGGCGGCGCGACGAGCTTCGAGGCCGGGGTCGCCAGCGCCGGGGCCGGAGGCAACATCGAGGTGCGGCTCGACAGCCTGACGGGAACGCTCGCGGGGACGTGTCCGGTCCCGAATACGGGCGGCTGGCAGACCTGGATCACCCGGACCTGCACCGTCAACGCCGTGAGCGGCGTGCACACCCTGTACCTGAAGTTCACCGGAACCGGGACAGGGGGACTCTTCAACCTGAACGGGTTCAAGTTCTCGGCGGCGACGGCCAGCGGCGGAGACGCCGTTGGCAAGCTGTTCGCCGGGTACCAGGGCTGGTTCAACGCGGCCGGGGATGGGTCTCCGAACAACGGCTGGGTGCACTGGTCGAAGAACAGCAGCGCGCCGACCGCCAACTCCAACGTCAACTTCGAGCTCTACCCGGACCTGCGCGAGTACACGCCGAGAACAGCTCGATGCTTCCCACCCATCACTACTTCCTGA
- a CDS encoding Kelch repeat-containing protein, with the protein MKKTALSLLLLGLLSASQALADTVGNWASNASTATPLRDDFSLTVLDSGEVLASTGGSHWEVYNPYSNTWRTQWLNSPLGAGGYSATLLPSGKVLFAGGVNANPDEYYEDWDYRSYLYDPATGAFTRTGNLNDRRGHHLTVLLDSGKVLALGGYSYYGIPYITNSTELYDPETGTWSSRRDDPQFRQDHTATLLYSGKVLVVGGYFYYGEGAPLTTASLYDPATDTWTATASLPQGRRNHLAVRLYSGQVMVLGGSTGGNTVDVYDPYSEQWSAGPALPIPGPYTTATLLYSGEVLITSEQGQSVLYSPESNSWLATPGMSGPRRHGPKAVRLHTGQVLFLGGTRPGIPYDTFTADVERFTH; encoded by the coding sequence ATGAAGAAGACTGCATTGTCGTTACTGCTCCTGGGTCTGTTGTCCGCCTCGCAGGCCCTGGCCGACACGGTGGGGAACTGGGCGTCGAATGCGTCCACCGCCACGCCCCTGCGGGATGATTTCTCCCTGACGGTGCTCGATTCCGGAGAGGTCCTGGCCTCGACCGGAGGGTCTCACTGGGAGGTGTACAACCCGTATTCGAACACGTGGCGCACCCAGTGGCTCAACAGTCCGCTGGGGGCGGGCGGTTACAGCGCGACGCTGCTGCCCTCGGGCAAGGTGCTGTTCGCTGGTGGGGTCAACGCCAACCCGGACGAGTACTACGAGGACTGGGACTACCGGTCGTATCTGTACGACCCGGCGACGGGCGCGTTTACCCGCACCGGGAACCTGAATGATCGCCGAGGCCACCATCTCACCGTGCTCCTCGATTCGGGCAAGGTGCTGGCGCTCGGGGGTTATTCCTATTACGGCATTCCGTACATCACGAACAGCACGGAGCTGTACGACCCGGAGACGGGTACCTGGAGCTCCAGGCGCGATGACCCGCAGTTCCGCCAGGATCACACGGCCACGCTGCTCTACTCGGGCAAGGTGCTGGTGGTGGGCGGCTACTTCTACTACGGCGAGGGTGCGCCCCTGACCACCGCGTCGCTCTATGATCCGGCCACGGACACCTGGACGGCCACCGCCAGCCTGCCGCAGGGGCGCCGCAATCACCTCGCGGTCCGGCTCTACTCGGGCCAGGTGATGGTGCTGGGGGGCTCGACCGGCGGTAACACCGTGGATGTGTACGACCCCTACAGCGAGCAGTGGTCCGCGGGTCCCGCCCTGCCCATTCCCGGCCCGTACACCACCGCGACGCTGCTCTATTCGGGTGAGGTGCTGATCACCAGCGAGCAGGGCCAGTCGGTGCTGTACTCGCCCGAGTCCAATTCGTGGCTGGCCACGCCCGGCATGAGCGGTCCCCGCCGCCATGGGCCCAAGGCCGTCCGGCTCCACACGGGCCAGGTGCTCTTCCTCGGAGGCACCCGGCCGGGCATCCCCTACGACACGTTCACCGCCGACGTCGAGCGCTTCACCCACTGA
- a CDS encoding DinB family protein, translating to MNRAVLALAVLLPTLVLAAEPAATAKAAPKDSKFLVDYLTQTQKDFLKSIDGLSEAQWKFKPAPDRWSVAEVAEHIALSEEMFAENITGKVLKTPAATAEQKAKTQGLEEKILQGIPDRTNKHKAPEKLQPASKFASAKEAAKAFNTKREAIITLVKGTPESELRSHVSGPSPMGELDAYQWMLFTAAHSKRHIAQIEEVKADPNFPKK from the coding sequence ATGAATCGTGCCGTGCTTGCCCTCGCCGTGCTGCTCCCCACCCTGGTCCTCGCCGCCGAGCCGGCCGCCACCGCGAAGGCGGCGCCCAAGGACTCGAAGTTCCTCGTCGACTACCTCACCCAGACCCAGAAGGACTTCCTCAAGTCCATCGATGGGCTCTCGGAGGCACAGTGGAAGTTCAAGCCCGCGCCGGATCGCTGGTCGGTCGCGGAGGTGGCCGAGCACATCGCCCTGTCCGAGGAGATGTTCGCCGAGAACATCACGGGCAAGGTCCTCAAGACGCCCGCCGCGACGGCCGAGCAGAAGGCCAAGACCCAGGGGCTCGAGGAGAAGATCCTCCAGGGCATTCCGGATCGGACCAACAAGCACAAGGCGCCCGAGAAGCTCCAGCCCGCGAGCAAGTTCGCCTCGGCCAAGGAGGCCGCCAAGGCCTTCAACACCAAGCGCGAGGCGATCATTACCCTGGTCAAGGGGACGCCGGAGAGCGAGCTGCGCAGCCACGTCAGCGGTCCGTCGCCCATGGGTGAGCTGGACGCCTACCAGTGGATGCTCTTCACGGCCGCGCACTCCAAGCGGCACATCGCGCAGATCGAAGAGGTGAAGGCCGACCCGAACTTCCCGAAGAAGTAG
- a CDS encoding DUF6310 domain-containing protein — MVLSLAKPRPTTPCRTCSDFIQEQTVKDEIEDLKEERSIAEACGYGFRWRERSPGFIWRGGSPRRCSSM; from the coding sequence GTGGTGTTGAGCCTGGCCAAGCCTCGACCCACAACTCCCTGCCGCACCTGCAGTGACTTCATCCAGGAGCAAACGGTCAAGGACGAGATTGAAGACCTCAAGGAAGAGCGCAGCATCGCGGAGGCCTGTGGATATGGATTCAGGTGGAGAGAGCGCTCCCCGGGCTTCATCTGGCGTGGAGGATCTCCGCGGAGATGCTCGAGCATGTAG
- a CDS encoding double-CXXCG motif protein yields the protein MPPPNPPCPTCGVAMGHGVPDPYWLDAASLPQHVDIFRLADASTLIIANERLVDAVRRLELDGVVFKDLEVR from the coding sequence CTGCCGCCTCCGAATCCTCCGTGCCCCACCTGTGGTGTCGCCATGGGCCACGGCGTTCCGGACCCATATTGGCTCGACGCCGCTTCACTGCCGCAGCACGTGGACATCTTCCGGCTGGCCGACGCCTCGACGCTCATCATCGCCAACGAGCGTCTGGTGGACGCGGTGCGCCGCCTGGAACTGGACGGGGTCGTCTTCAAGGATCTGGAGGTTCGCTGA
- a CDS encoding glutathione S-transferase family protein produces MALTLYAHPFSSYCQKVLIALYENGTPFSLRLIDHRDAQVLAEWEALWPLKRMPVLVDEGRPVMETTVIIEYLGLNHPGPVRLLPEDPRAALPVRMMDRFFDNYISTPMQAIVANSLRPAGDRDPYGVAEARSQLERAYRWLDGELAGREWAVGSGFSLADCSAAPALFYADWVHPIAEAFTHVRAYRRRLLARPSMVRAVDDARPYRSFFPLGAPDRD; encoded by the coding sequence ATGGCACTGACCCTCTATGCCCATCCCTTTTCGTCGTACTGCCAGAAGGTGCTGATCGCTCTCTACGAGAACGGCACGCCCTTTTCCTTGCGGCTGATCGATCACCGCGACGCCCAGGTGCTCGCCGAGTGGGAGGCGCTGTGGCCGCTCAAGCGCATGCCCGTGCTCGTGGACGAGGGTCGGCCGGTGATGGAGACCACCGTCATCATCGAGTACCTCGGGCTGAATCATCCCGGACCGGTACGGCTGCTCCCCGAGGATCCGCGGGCGGCGCTCCCGGTGCGGATGATGGACCGGTTCTTCGACAACTACATCTCGACGCCGATGCAGGCCATCGTGGCCAACAGCCTCCGCCCGGCCGGGGACCGCGACCCGTACGGTGTCGCCGAAGCCAGGTCCCAGCTGGAACGCGCCTATCGCTGGCTCGACGGTGAGCTGGCCGGGCGTGAGTGGGCGGTGGGGAGCGGGTTCAGCCTCGCCGACTGCTCCGCCGCGCCCGCCCTGTTCTACGCCGATTGGGTCCATCCGATCGCCGAGGCCTTCACCCACGTGCGTGCCTATCGGCGGCGGCTGCTCGCGCGGCCCTCCATGGTCCGAGCCGTGGACGATGCACGGCCCTATCGGTCGTTCTTCCCGCTCGGTGCGCCCGACCGCGACTGA